A segment of the Agarivorans albus genome:
TAGGGATGCTCGAGAGGGTGACAGTCAGCAGATTTGCCAAATCTATAATTATTACGTTGAGACTAGTGGTGCTACGTTTGAAGAGCAGCTAGTGAGTCAAGGTGTTATGGCGGAGCGTATAGCCAGTATTCAGAAACAACTGCCTTGGTTGGTATTTGAAGAATCTGGAGAGATCCTCGGGTACGCCTATGTGAGCCCTTGGAAGCCGAGGAGTGCTTATCGTTTCTCCGTAGAAAGCTCAATCTACATTGCCAATAATGCAGCAGGTAAAGGCATTGGTAAGAGATTGTATCAAGCCTTGTTAGAGCGATTATCCGACTATCCTATAAGCACGGTAATTGCAGGTATAGCGTTACCAAATCCAGCAAGCATTAAACTGCATGAGTATTTGGGCTTTCATAAAGTGGCAGAGTTTGAACGTGTGGGTTTTAAGTTTGGCAACTGGATAAATGTGGGCTATTGGCAGCAACAGATAAAAACTGAAGAGCAGATTAATCAGTGCTTGAATAAGGACTAGTCATGTCAAAAATAGAGTTTTCTAGTGAGCAGAAAACAGCGTTGGTAAACAAAATTCAAGGCTATTGCGAGCAGCAATTAGACATTGAGATAGGCCAATTTGATGCAGAGTTTTTGTTGGACTTCTTCTCTGAAGAAATAGGGGCTTTTTACTACAATCAAGGCTTACAAGATGCTCAGGCAGTAGTACAAAATCGTATCGATAGTATTGCCGACGAGCTCTATGAAATAGAGAAACCCACTAAGTGGTAACAGGAGTAACTGTTAGCGATGAAAACTATTGGCATTATTGGTGGAATGAGTTGGGAATCTAGTCTTAGCTATTACCAGCAGTTAAATTTAGCCATTAAGCAGGCAAAGGGTGGATTACATTCGGCGAAGATTCACTTAGTGAGCGTAGATTTTGCTGAAATAGAGGCCCTGCAGCATCAAGGTAACTGGGCTGCCTTAGCCAATAAAATGGTGGACGCTGGGTTATCGGTGCAAGCTTCGGGTGCTGACTTTCTACTAATTGCCACTAATACCATGCATAAAGTTGCGGCAGAAGTGGAGCAAGCGCTGCAGATCCCTTTGTTACATATCGCCGATGCCACTGCTAATAAACTGCTGGAGGATGGTATTAAGAAAGTGGGATTACTGGGTACCCGCTTCACTATGGAGCAAGATTTTTATAAAGGGCGACTAGAGCAGCGCGGCTTAGAAGTTTTGGTTCCACAAGAAAAGGGCATTGAGACAGTTCATCAGATTATTTACCAAGAGCTGTGCTTAGGTAATATCAATGCTGACTCTCGAGAACGGTATTTGGCAGAAATTGCTGAGCTAGCAGCGCGAGGTGCCGAAGCGGTGATCTTGGGCTGTACAGAAATTGGTTTACTAGTGCAACAAAACCATTGTGACTTGCCTTTATACGA
Coding sequences within it:
- a CDS encoding aspartate/glutamate racemase family protein; amino-acid sequence: MKTIGIIGGMSWESSLSYYQQLNLAIKQAKGGLHSAKIHLVSVDFAEIEALQHQGNWAALANKMVDAGLSVQASGADFLLIATNTMHKVAAEVEQALQIPLLHIADATANKLLEDGIKKVGLLGTRFTMEQDFYKGRLEQRGLEVLVPQEKGIETVHQIIYQELCLGNINADSRERYLAEIAELAARGAEAVILGCTEIGLLVQQNHCDLPLYDTTAIHVAAAAAESLAK
- a CDS encoding GNAT family N-acetyltransferase; amino-acid sequence: MTECIRDAREGDSQQICQIYNYYVETSGATFEEQLVSQGVMAERIASIQKQLPWLVFEESGEILGYAYVSPWKPRSAYRFSVESSIYIANNAAGKGIGKRLYQALLERLSDYPISTVIAGIALPNPASIKLHEYLGFHKVAEFERVGFKFGNWINVGYWQQQIKTEEQINQCLNKD
- a CDS encoding DUF2164 domain-containing protein, with translation MSKIEFSSEQKTALVNKIQGYCEQQLDIEIGQFDAEFLLDFFSEEIGAFYYNQGLQDAQAVVQNRIDSIADELYEIEKPTKW